A single genomic interval of Physeter macrocephalus isolate SW-GA chromosome 5, ASM283717v5, whole genome shotgun sequence harbors:
- the ABCA13 gene encoding LOW QUALITY PROTEIN: ATP-binding cassette sub-family A member 13 (The sequence of the model RefSeq protein was modified relative to this genomic sequence to represent the inferred CDS: substituted 1 base at 1 genomic stop codon), with the protein MEFVGAERARVDVMNGLHDETLLIGITLYSHPYGGALLNEDKFLENIRQCGFTLCIMLGFSILSASIGSSALFPXFSRPFCLVSVCLCVSVILAFQLTAFTFRENPAATALLLALFGCATLPWMFLISRIFFGSDVAFISHISLNFLLGLCTMLMTVMPWLLAFVSKARKETLTLLRRNPCALIRPEPGWQQRAREFAEHL; encoded by the exons ATGGAGTTTGTGGGCGCTGAGAGAGCACGTGTGGATGTCATGAACGGCCTTCACGATGAAACCCTTTTAATTG GAATCACGCTCTACAGCCACCCATACGGAGGAGCGTTGCTGAACGAGGACAAGTT CCTGGAAAACATCCGCCAGTGCGGCTTCACCCTGTGCATCATGCTTGGATTCTCCATCCTGTCCGCGTCCATCGGCAGCTCC GCCCTCTTCCCTTGATTTTCTCGGCCCTTTTGCTTGGTTTCTGTctgcctgtgtgtctctgtgatCCTCGCCTTCCAGTTAACGGCTTTCACTTTCCGGGAGAACCCGGCGGCCACGGCCCTCCTGCTGGCACTTTTTGG ATGCGCGACTCTTCCGTGGATGTTTCTCATCTCCAGAATCTTCTTCGGTTCGGACGTGGCTTTCATCTCCCACATCTCCCTGAACTTCCTCCTCGGCCTCTGCACCATGCTGATGACCGTCATGCCCTGGCTGTTGGCCTTTGTCTCCAAGGCTCGG AAAGAGACGCTGACTCTGCTTCGCAGAAACCCCTGTGCCTTGATAAGGCCAGAGCCAGGCTGGCAGCAGCGGGCACGAG AATTTGCAGAACACCTGTGA